GATCGACCATGATGTCAACGCCGTTGGCGGCGAACACTTCGACGGCGCTGACGAGCGCAGGCTCGGCGAGTGCGTGGGTGTCGATGCCGATGAACAGCGGACCGGTCAGCCCCTTCTCGCGCCGGTAGTCGCAGATCGCCTGCGTCGTCGCGAGGATATGACCCTCGTTGAACGAATTCTTCAGTGAGGTGCCGCGGTGCCCCGACGTTCCGAATGCCACCCGCTGCGCCGGGTCGGCCGGATCAGGCCTGTTGGCGAAATAGGCCGTGACAAGCCTTGGAACATTGGCAAGCGCGCTCGGCGCAACCGGCTTACCCGCCGCGGGATCGACTTCTGCCACTGCAACTCCTCGCAATTTTCAAACGACTGCGTCACCATACCATCGGGCAAGCCATCGCCAAGCCGATTGCCGGACCGGCCAGAGCCACACACCAGCCGACGACCAACCGACAACGCCCATCCACCGCGGGACGATCCATCGCCAGGGGTCAATGGGCGATCTCGTACTTTGGTGCCGGATGTCGATTGATGCAGGACAAAGACGCTGCCGCGCCGCATCGGCAGGCTGCTTCCTGTTGAAGTGCCGGGAGTTGCGGGAGTTTCCCGGCGGATCCCAAGGGGAGCAGATTCGAGATGATTGGACGTCAGATTTTTGCCCTCATGCTGGCGAGCGTCGCGTCGTCAGCTCTCGCCGCGGAGGTCGATCCGACCGCCGGGAAGGTTGTTTTCGAACGAACCTGTGCAAACTGCCACGCGGTCGTGATCGGGGTGAACAAGGTTGGCCCAAGTCTTTGGAATGTCGTCGGCCGCAAGCCCGCAGCTGTCCCCGATTTCGCCTATTCGGAGGCGATGAAGGCCAACAAGGAGGCCTGGACACCGACCGCCCTGGACACCTACCTCGCTGACCCCCGTGGCGATGTCCACGGCGTCAAGATGTTCTTCAAGGGGCTGCCGGACCCAGGCGATCGCGGCAACGTCATCGCCTATCTGGCGACGCTGAAGTGAGCGATTGAGACCGGCGGCTGGCAAATCCGGTGAACGCCGGTTCGCCGGATCGTGCGGCTCTGCTATGGTCTCGTGCGGTCACGGAGCATCATCCCGCCCATGGACCTCGCGCGCCGGCTCGTGCCCGTGCTCTGTTTGCTCGCAATCGCAGGCGTAGCAGCTCACGCGAATGCTGCCAAGTTCTACACCGAGGATCTCCGCATCCCGATGGCGGCGGCAGGACCGCAGGGGCTCGAGGCCTTCCTGGTGCGGCCCGCCGCGTCCAAGCGCTATCCGCTTGCCCTGCTGAGCCATGGCACGCCGCGGCACTTCGACGACCGGACGACCATGTCGGCGCACAAATATTATGCCATTGCGCTGGAATTCGCCCGGCGCGGATTTGCCGCGCTGATCGTGCTACGGCGCGGCTATGGCACCTCGCCGGGCGACCGGGTCGACAGCCTCGGCCCCTGCGCCCGTGCCGCCTATCTGCCGGCCACCGCCGTTGCGGTCGCCGACCTGCGCGCGGCGATCGATGCGATGGCGCGACGGAACGACGTCACGACAGCCGGCATGATCGCCGTCGGCCATTCCGCGGGCGGCCTTGCCACCGTGGCACTGACTGCGCAGGCCCCGCCCGGGCTCGTCGCCGCGATCAACTTTGCCGGCGGCCGCGGCTCCTCCAGCGACAATTTCGTCTGCAATCCGGATGACCTCGTGCAGGCCTTCGCGACCTTCGGCAAGACTTCGCGCGTGCCGATGCTGTGGGTCTATGCCGCAAACGACCAGTTCTTCGCACCTGCGATGGCGCATCGATTCTATGAGGCGTTTCGCAGCAGTGGCGGCAATGCCAATTTCATTGATGCGCCCGCCTTTGGCGATGACGGCCACTATCTCTATTCAACCGTGACGCGCCCGCTCTGGACGCCGCCGGTCGACGCATTTTTGCGCGAGCGCGGGCTGGGCAGCCGCGAGACGGTGAGCCTGCCGGATCCGCTGCCGGTGCCAGGGCAGCTCTCAGGCTCGGGCAAGGACGAGTTTTCGCGCTATCTCGCCAGCTTCAATCCGCACAAGGCGTTCGCGGTCGCGTCCAAAGGCGCCTTCGGCTGGCGTTCCGGCCGCGCCACGACCGACGCCGCGCAGCGCGACGCGCTCGCGGCCTGCGGCAAATGGGCGGCCGATTGCAGTCTCTATGCCGTCGACGACAACCTCGCCGGCGGCCAGGCCGCATCCGCGCGCTGACGCTTCAGCGTCCGCCGACGAGCACACCAAGCCGCGCCAGGAATTCGGCTGCCTGGGCGCAGAGCGTCGTGTTGGCCATGCCGTGGGTGACGGCGAGGCGAAGCAGATCAGCCATCTCGGCGGCCTCGCTCCTGCGGCTCGCCTGCATCAGCGCGACTTCGAGCAGGAAGGGGACAAGTGCGGCCTGCTCGTCCGCCGCCAAGTCCTCGAACAGCTGCTCCCAATGCGCGCCGGCCTTTGGAATGCGCGCGTAGAGATCTGCCGCGAGCGTGCTCGGATAGCACCGGCCGGCGATCGCGAACGGCGAGGTCATGCCGGCCTTGAGCGCAACCGCGCACAGCATGCCCATGACATAGGCCGTGTGATAGGACGTCGCGAGCGCGCATTTTGTCTTGTCGTGACCGCTCAGGCGCAGCAGCTGGCTCGCCGCCGACCGTCCCGCCGGCAGGAAACCGACCTTGTCCTCGAGCGAGGCCACGACGCGGAAGCCGAACGCTGCGGCAGGGCTCCAGGCGGACGAGAGCAGCGGCCAAGCCATCAGCGCTTCGGCCGCAAGGTCATAGTCCTCGACCACCAGCGCGCGAGCGAGCACGGCCGCCGATTCATCGAGGAACTCCTCCTTCGGGCGCGGCAGCCTGACCTGCCAGTTGCCGAAATCGGTGAAATACATCACCGCATGGGTGTGCGCATAGGCATCCTCGCGCGTGCCGTTGAGCAGATCGATCGCGTTGCCGAGCGCGGTCTTGCGCGCGACTTGCGCGAAGTCGGGTCCGGGCGGATCGTCGAGCCAAAGCGCCAGCAGCCAGCCGATCTCGAGCTCGCGATAGGGCACCACCTCATGGCCCGGCCGCGCCGACGCCGACCAGCTTTGCGCGAGCAGCGTGTCGAAGGCGTCGTCGGGATGACCGAACGTGCTCAGGATGATGTGCGGGGTCGCGAGCTGGAGGCAGACCGACGGATAGCGCGCGACATCCCAGCGCATCTGCTGAGAGCGCGCGCAGGGCAGGAGTTCGCCAAGCAGCGCGTCGATCGCGTGGCGAATGCCGGCATCTGAGGCATGCCGGCCTGCGATGTGAAGCAGCATGGCCGTTTCCGCGAGCGGCTTCTCTGCGGCGAAGTTGCCCTCCGGCAGATCCGAGCCGTCAAACCCGTGCTCGCCGAGGAACTGAACCGTGCGCGCGGCAATCCGCATCGCTAGACGCAGACGTCGCCGCAGGTCTTGGCGAAAGTCCTCACGAAAGTCCTGGCGAAAGTCCGGATCCGGCGTGAGCCCGCCGTCGCGTTTGTGATCTAGCGCGACCTTGCCTTGCTGTGGATGCTGCATACCGCCTCCCGATGGGTGGCCGCGGAGCTGTCGCGCCACGGCGGACCAAAGCCGCGCTAGGGGATCAGGCTCGCGTCAGCGGCCGGTGACTTCGTTGCGGAGGACGGCCGGATCGATCTCTTCGGTCACCTCCACCTGGGGCGGTATGCAATAGCGGATGACGCGGTGACCGATGACGAAACCAAATTCGCCGTCGCGGCCGCTGGCAAGGCTCGCGCCGTTCTCGGCGACGAACTTTCCGAACGCGGCGAAGTCGAACGCTCGCGATGCCAGGAATTTGCGGACGATATCTTCCTTGTCTGCAGCGTGGCTCAATGTTGCCTCCATGGGCTGGTGTGGATCGATGCCGCGGCAAAGCCTGCCGCCATCGACGCGGCAAACACTGGCCCGATCTGCCGCCCCGGTAGTGTGAACTACCACACATTTCAAGAACTGTTGAGCACAACCGCAACGCGGGTTCCATCATCGTGTGCGGGCGCACGCGAGCGGTCAACGGACGGGCTAGTCTAGCAGGCGCCGCGTCTTGCCTAGAGTCGCTCGGTGATCGCGAGCTTGTAGCCGACGCCGGTGACGGTTGCGATCACGGGCGTTCCGCTGCCAATCAACTTGCGGCGCAGCCGCGCCACCAGCGCATCGACCGTGCGCACATCGACCTCGGTCTGGCGGTTGCTGACGACCTCGATGAGGTAGTCGCGGCTGAGCGGCCGGCCGTCAGCGCCGACGAGGGCGGCGAGCAGATCGAACTCGGCGCGGGTGAGCGGGACCGGCTTGCTGTCGCCGTCCATCAGCTCCCGGCGCATCAGATCGATGATCCAGTCGCCGAATGCGATCGAGTTGTGGCAGCGCGCCGCCTTGCGATCGATCGAGCGCCGCCGCAGCACGCTGCGCGCACGCGCAAGCAGGTCGCGCAGGTTGATAGGCTTGGTCACGTAATGATCGCCGGCGACCTCGAGCCCGAGGATGCGGTCGGCGTCGGTGTCGCGGCGCGTGACGAAGATGATGCCGGCATTGCTGAGCGCCTGGATTTCCTTGGCCAGTTCGAAGCCGTCACCGTCGGGCAGCTGGACGTCGAGGAAGACAAGATCGGTGCGGACGCGTAGCGCCTGGCGGCATTCCGCGCAGGAGCCGGCACCGACCACGTTGAAATTGTTCTTGCTGAAATAGCCAACCAGCATGGCGCGGGTCACCGCCTCGTCCTCGACGACGACGATGCGATCCGGGCGATGCAAGTCCTGGGATACGGAGCCGGCCATGGCGTCAGCCTTTCCCTGCACGTTCGACGTCATCAAAACGGTGCAAGCAGGAGCCAGCCGTGCAGATGGGCTCGCAACGCAATGCGTCGCGATGTGAACCTTCATTCACAAAGCATTTGAAAGCCCCAGCGAACATGGCGCGATAGTACGCGCCTCGGCGTGCGCAAACAATATCAGCGGTGAGAGAACACCGCACGGCGAATGCCTAGCGCAAGTGCGAAGCGAGCCGCGCGGCGGATCCGGCCTCTCTCGAACTACTTGATCCCGACCCTGATCCGGAACGACAGCGTCTCCTCCGCGCCGGGCGCGATATGCATCAGCCCTGGCTTCTCATCGAACGCACCGTCGAAGTCCGCAGGGCTCGCATAGCCGCGCCATGGCTCGATGCAGAGAAACGGCGCGCCCGTTGGCTTGGACCAGACGCCGAGCTCGCGGAAGCCGCTCCAGGACATCTCCACCCAAGGAGCCGGAGATGCTCCCTGCCCGGCCGCGTAGCGGACCGAGGTGCCGTTGAGGCGATCGAAGATCACCGCGTCCGCGGCGAACAAGGATTCGGACAGGCCGAGCACCCTCTCGCGGACCGGGCTCGGCTCTGTCGCCTCACGCAGCAGTCCACCTTCGAGCCGGCGGACGGGATGCGGCTCGTCCTGCGCGAAGGCGAGCACATAGCGCTCCTTCGGCATATCAGGTTCGAGCGGCCAGTTGAACGCCGGATGGCCGCCGAGCGAGGCCGGCAAGATGTCCTCGCCTGTATTGGTGATCGTGAAGCCGAATTCGAGTCCCGCGCCGTCGAGCGTGCAGGTCACGGTCAGCCGGAAGGCGAAGGGATAGAGCGCGCGCGTCGCCGCGTCGTCGGTGAGTTCGAGTACACAACGCGACGAGGATCGCTCGAGCCATGTGAAGCGCCGGTCGCGCGCAAAGCCATGCTGGGTCAGCCGATAGGCCTTGCCGCCATAGTGCAGCTCATCGTTCTTGAGCCGGCCGACGATCGGAAACAGAAGCGGCGCATGGCGGGGCCATTCCGCACCCGCCTGCCAGATGAATTCGAGGCCTGTCTCATGCTTCAGGGAGCACAGCTCGGCCCCTTGCGCCTTGATGGTCGCGCTCAGCGCTCCGCTTCGAACCACGTGAATGTCTTCGTTCATGTCTCTTATCCCCGAGAAGCTCTCGGTCCAATACTAGCGTGAACTTGCGTGGCGGCGCCATGGCAAGGCACACCGCGCGCACGGACCGTCCGTACAAAATTCGTCG
This genomic interval from Bradyrhizobium sp. CB82 contains the following:
- a CDS encoding c-type cytochrome, with protein sequence MIGRQIFALMLASVASSALAAEVDPTAGKVVFERTCANCHAVVIGVNKVGPSLWNVVGRKPAAVPDFAYSEAMKANKEAWTPTALDTYLADPRGDVHGVKMFFKGLPDPGDRGNVIAYLATLK
- a CDS encoding alpha/beta hydrolase — translated: MDLARRLVPVLCLLAIAGVAAHANAAKFYTEDLRIPMAAAGPQGLEAFLVRPAASKRYPLALLSHGTPRHFDDRTTMSAHKYYAIALEFARRGFAALIVLRRGYGTSPGDRVDSLGPCARAAYLPATAVAVADLRAAIDAMARRNDVTTAGMIAVGHSAGGLATVALTAQAPPGLVAAINFAGGRGSSSDNFVCNPDDLVQAFATFGKTSRVPMLWVYAANDQFFAPAMAHRFYEAFRSSGGNANFIDAPAFGDDGHYLYSTVTRPLWTPPVDAFLRERGLGSRETVSLPDPLPVPGQLSGSGKDEFSRYLASFNPHKAFAVASKGAFGWRSGRATTDAAQRDALAACGKWAADCSLYAVDDNLAGGQAASAR
- a CDS encoding response regulator transcription factor, translating into MAGSVSQDLHRPDRIVVVEDEAVTRAMLVGYFSKNNFNVVGAGSCAECRQALRVRTDLVFLDVQLPDGDGFELAKEIQALSNAGIIFVTRRDTDADRILGLEVAGDHYVTKPINLRDLLARARSVLRRRSIDRKAARCHNSIAFGDWIIDLMRRELMDGDSKPVPLTRAEFDLLAALVGADGRPLSRDYLIEVVSNRQTEVDVRTVDALVARLRRKLIGSGTPVIATVTGVGYKLAITERL
- a CDS encoding aldose 1-epimerase family protein, coding for MNEDIHVVRSGALSATIKAQGAELCSLKHETGLEFIWQAGAEWPRHAPLLFPIVGRLKNDELHYGGKAYRLTQHGFARDRRFTWLERSSSRCVLELTDDAATRALYPFAFRLTVTCTLDGAGLEFGFTITNTGEDILPASLGGHPAFNWPLEPDMPKERYVLAFAQDEPHPVRRLEGGLLREATEPSPVRERVLGLSESLFAADAVIFDRLNGTSVRYAAGQGASPAPWVEMSWSGFRELGVWSKPTGAPFLCIEPWRGYASPADFDGAFDEKPGLMHIAPGAEETLSFRIRVGIK